A section of the Candidatus Caldatribacterium sp. genome encodes:
- a CDS encoding DUF433 domain-containing protein: protein MEKRQGFTKFSHRIISDPNICGGEPCIAGTRIPVWVVLSHLAAGEDIDTILRNFPRLKKEDILACLEYASYLAMEKMVPL from the coding sequence ATGGAAAAGAGGCAGGGGTTTACGAAATTCAGCCATCGAATAATCTCAGACCCCAACATTTGCGGAGGCGAGCCGTGTATAGCCGGCACCAGGATACCCGTGTGGGTGGTGTTGAGCCACCTGGCCGCAGGGGAAGATATCGATACCATCCTTCGCAATTTCCCACGATTGAAAAAAGAGGATATTCTGGCTTGTCTGGAATACGCGAGTTACCTGGCCATGGAAAAAATGGTGCCTCTATAG
- a CDS encoding nucleotidyltransferase domain-containing protein, translating into MGIPSDYRGPSGKILPAPQVSAGEVVEKLRSIFAKRDEVLLSYLFGSYACGEEKTCSDLDLAVLLEQGIRGDALLDAYRGLYLAVREALSTERFDLVVLNDASLSLQFAVVSHGKLIYARSEEVLNAFEANVIHKYQDAAYLREVQNWYLKERVRRWYSKGRA; encoded by the coding sequence GTGGGCATACCTTCGGACTACCGCGGTCCTTCGGGGAAAATACTGCCCGCACCTCAAGTAAGTGCCGGTGAGGTTGTAGAGAAATTGCGCTCGATTTTTGCAAAGCGGGATGAAGTCCTGTTATCCTACCTCTTCGGCTCGTACGCCTGTGGGGAGGAAAAAACGTGTTCTGATCTGGATTTAGCGGTCTTGCTTGAGCAAGGCATAAGAGGCGATGCGCTTCTTGACGCCTATAGAGGGCTATACCTTGCAGTCCGTGAGGCACTTTCGACGGAGCGTTTTGATCTTGTGGTACTCAACGATGCTTCCCTTTCCCTTCAGTTTGCGGTTGTCTCCCATGGCAAACTCATTTACGCCCGAAGCGAAGAAGTGTTGAACGCATTTGAAGCCAACGTCATTCACAAATACCAGGATGCTGCTTACCTGCGTGAGGTGCAAAACTGGTACCTTAAAGAGAGGGTACGCCGGTGGTACTCAAAAGGGAGAGCATAA
- a CDS encoding RidA family protein — translation MKKAVSTDKAPQAIGPYSQAVQVGECVFVSGQLGLSPKGELVSDEVTEQARQALENISAILRAAGLTMEHVVQVTIFLTDLREFPAVNEVYAQYFKPPYPARCCVGVSALPRGGKVEIAAVAYVPREKSETVAE, via the coding sequence ATGAAAAAGGCCGTATCAACTGATAAGGCCCCGCAGGCCATAGGTCCCTACTCCCAGGCAGTACAGGTGGGTGAGTGTGTCTTCGTCTCCGGGCAACTCGGGCTTTCCCCAAAGGGGGAACTTGTGTCAGATGAAGTTACTGAGCAGGCACGGCAGGCCCTGGAGAACATCTCCGCGATCCTTAGGGCAGCAGGGCTCACGATGGAGCACGTGGTGCAGGTGACTATTTTCCTCACCGACCTTCGGGAATTCCCTGCAGTTAACGAAGTGTATGCACAGTACTTCAAGCCTCCTTACCCTGCAAGATGCTGTGTTGGAGTCAGCGCGCTTCCCCGAGGTGGCAAGGTGGAAATTGCGGCTGTTGCTTATGTTCCCCGAGAGAAATCCGAGACCGTGGCGGAATGA
- a CDS encoding type II toxin-antitoxin system HicB family antitoxin: protein MRTFVAYVEWDPETKLYVGIVPGVPGAHTQGATLDKLQKNLKEVLELCLEENPELEENLPYFIGLQRIEVGE from the coding sequence ATGAGGACTTTTGTGGCCTATGTCGAGTGGGACCCTGAGACAAAGCTCTACGTGGGAATAGTACCAGGAGTTCCTGGGGCACATACCCAAGGGGCCACTTTGGATAAACTGCAGAAGAATTTGAAAGAAGTGCTGGAACTCTGCCTTGAAGAAAACCCAGAACTCGAGGAAAACCTACCCTACTTCATAGGGCTGCAACGGATTGAGGTGGGTGAGTGA
- a CDS encoding DUF86 domain-containing protein — MSSLEVIENKKSAIIKYLAILQRYKKYSRQEIENDVDLRGALERYLYLAIQATIDLAEALVAYEGLRKPTTMSEAFYILSEAGIISMELAGKLAKMVGFRNVIAHDYQNLNYDIVLDVLHNRCKDIEVFLGEVSQRLGLR; from the coding sequence ATGAGCAGTCTCGAGGTCATAGAAAACAAGAAGAGCGCCATCATAAAATATCTGGCGATACTGCAACGGTACAAGAAGTACTCCCGGCAAGAAATAGAAAATGATGTTGACCTCCGAGGTGCGTTAGAGAGATATCTCTACCTCGCTATACAGGCAACGATAGACCTGGCAGAAGCTCTTGTTGCCTATGAAGGCTTGAGAAAACCTACGACCATGAGCGAGGCTTTCTACATCCTGAGCGAAGCGGGAATCATCTCCATGGAGCTTGCCGGGAAACTGGCCAAAATGGTGGGCTTCAGGAATGTCATTGCTCATGATTACCAGAACCTGAACTACGATATTGTGCTCGATGTCCTGCACAACAGGTGCAAGGATATCGAAGTATTCCTTGGGGAAGTTTCCCAAAGACTGGGCTTACGATAG
- a CDS encoding ATP-binding protein, with protein MMKDVLKSIIYEFHTRKLPELIRRNLKLPLESGKIISVVGPRRAGKTYLLFQHIEELLEKGVDPRRVLYLNFEDERMDLEVHTLDLILQAYRELYPELDLAGCYFFLDEVQNIAGWERFVRRLYDTVSRNVFITGSNSKLLSQEIATALRGRTITYELLPLSFREFLRFKGFDFDPERDFYSPSKRARVTQLFQEYLDFGGFPEIAFLQEELKIRTLQEYFEVMLYRDIAERYQVRDTLVLKYFLKRVMENSGKFLSVHKIYNELKSQGIKVGKDSLYSYLEFAENAYLVRLLRKHHRSFVKSELAEKKVYAIDTGLLKGVRFLRESAGVLLENAVFLELLRKSRELVCFKGQRECDFILDGKVAIQVCFSLRDEEVVKRELSGLKEACSTLGLKEGYVVSFDEQKDLKIDGDITVKVVPACEFILRELR; from the coding sequence ATGATGAAAGATGTCCTGAAGTCCATTATCTATGAGTTCCATACCAGGAAACTGCCGGAACTCATCAGGCGGAACCTGAAGCTTCCTCTTGAATCCGGGAAGATTATCTCTGTGGTGGGGCCAAGGAGGGCGGGAAAGACCTACCTCCTTTTCCAGCACATTGAAGAGCTCCTCGAAAAAGGCGTTGACCCCCGGCGGGTGCTCTATCTCAATTTCGAGGATGAGCGAATGGACCTTGAGGTGCATACTCTGGACCTTATCCTCCAGGCCTACCGGGAACTCTACCCGGAGCTTGACCTTGCAGGGTGTTACTTTTTCCTCGACGAGGTTCAGAACATTGCCGGATGGGAGAGATTTGTGCGTCGCCTCTACGATACCGTGAGCCGGAATGTTTTCATCACCGGCTCGAATTCGAAGCTCCTTTCCCAGGAAATTGCCACAGCCCTTCGGGGAAGAACCATCACCTACGAGCTTTTGCCCCTGAGCTTCAGAGAATTCCTGCGTTTCAAGGGATTCGACTTTGACCCGGAACGGGATTTCTACAGCCCTTCAAAAAGGGCCAGAGTAACGCAGCTTTTCCAGGAATACCTGGACTTTGGAGGGTTTCCAGAGATAGCCTTCCTCCAGGAGGAGCTGAAAATAAGAACCCTGCAGGAGTACTTCGAGGTGATGCTCTACCGGGATATTGCGGAACGCTACCAGGTTCGGGACACCCTGGTTCTCAAGTACTTCCTGAAGCGGGTGATGGAGAATTCGGGGAAGTTCCTCTCGGTGCACAAAATCTACAACGAGCTCAAGTCCCAGGGAATCAAGGTGGGCAAAGATTCCCTCTACTCCTACCTTGAATTTGCCGAGAATGCCTATTTGGTGCGGCTTCTTCGGAAACACCACCGGTCTTTTGTGAAGTCGGAACTGGCGGAGAAAAAGGTCTATGCCATAGATACCGGACTCCTGAAAGGAGTGCGGTTCCTCCGGGAAAGCGCAGGAGTGCTTCTGGAAAACGCTGTTTTTCTCGAGCTTTTGAGGAAATCCCGGGAACTTGTGTGCTTCAAAGGGCAAAGAGAGTGCGACTTCATCCTCGATGGGAAAGTTGCCATCCAGGTATGTTTCTCCCTGAGGGATGAAGAGGTGGTGAAAAGAGAGCTCTCCGGCCTGAAGGAGGCCTGCTCGACTCTGGGGCTCAAGGAAGGGTACGTGGTCTCTTTTGATGAGCAAAAAGACCTCAAAATCGATGGCGATATCACCGTAAAGGTAGTTCCAGCTTGCGAGTTCATCCTGAGGGAGCTGCGCTGA
- a CDS encoding DUF86 domain-containing protein: MVLKRESIITRLQKLEEILSRLREKEEISLEQYKRDVNLQWFVERGLELASSLIFDIGNHILAGAFRISVDEYEKILERLWQQKVISEKLYKDLRGLGGFRNILVHGYLELNHKLVYAHYRKALQVFPSFINEITTWLESYGEGGNTGAD, from the coding sequence GTGGTACTCAAAAGGGAGAGCATAATCACCCGCTTGCAGAAGTTAGAGGAAATACTGAGCAGGTTGCGCGAAAAGGAAGAAATATCCCTTGAGCAGTACAAGCGCGACGTAAACCTTCAGTGGTTTGTGGAACGGGGCTTGGAGCTGGCCTCTTCTCTTATCTTTGATATAGGGAACCATATTCTTGCCGGAGCCTTTCGAATCTCTGTGGATGAATACGAGAAGATTCTGGAAAGGCTCTGGCAACAGAAGGTCATCAGCGAGAAGCTCTACAAAGACCTGCGTGGTTTAGGGGGATTTCGGAACATACTCGTTCATGGGTATTTAGAATTGAACCATAAGCTGGTGTACGCTCACTACCGGAAGGCACTCCAGGTGTTTCCGAGTTTCATCAACGAGATTACAACCTGGCTTGAAAGCTATGGAGAAGGTGGAAATACCGGGGCGGATTAG
- a CDS encoding DUF5615 family PIN-like protein, giving the protein MVIILDENVSLALAKALREAGHEVIAIAETAGRGMTDAEVWELARIRQAVLITRDYGFTNPVRFRSQDVGAVIYLRRGNLNSEDEVKLVRDFLATHSFDEYRGCLVTLWPGGARIRC; this is encoded by the coding sequence ATGGTCATTATCCTCGACGAGAATGTCAGCTTAGCATTAGCAAAAGCACTTCGGGAAGCAGGTCACGAGGTGATTGCCATTGCCGAAACTGCCGGTAGAGGCATGACCGATGCCGAAGTTTGGGAACTGGCAAGGATCCGGCAAGCGGTTCTTATCACGAGAGATTATGGCTTCACAAACCCAGTGCGCTTTCGAAGCCAGGACGTAGGAGCTGTAATCTACCTCCGCCGCGGCAATCTAAATTCCGAGGACGAAGTTAAGCTGGTACGGGATTTTCTGGCTACCCATAGTTTCGATGAGTACAGGGGATGTTTGGTGACGCTGTGGCCCGGTGGTGCTCGAATTCGTTGCTGA
- a CDS encoding PIN domain-containing protein, giving the protein MVGARDDEAFERLSADLEALEEVPITPEVWLEAARLGYILRRKGIIVPLPDLLIAQVAIAEKLWLWHADEHFERIKEVAPLETRSFV; this is encoded by the coding sequence CTGGTCGGCGCAAGGGATGATGAAGCCTTCGAACGGCTGAGTGCAGATTTAGAAGCCTTAGAAGAAGTTCCCATTACCCCAGAGGTATGGCTTGAGGCTGCACGGCTTGGGTACATCTTGCGACGGAAAGGAATTATCGTTCCCCTGCCGGACCTACTGATTGCCCAGGTTGCCATTGCAGAAAAGCTCTGGCTCTGGCACGCCGATGAACACTTTGAGCGTATCAAGGAAGTAGCACCGCTTGAGACAAGGTCATTCGTGTAA
- a CDS encoding type II toxin-antitoxin system VapB family antitoxin codes for MGRFTIVVDSELLKEAMRLTGKKRKREVIELALRELVRKHRLSELRELAGSGLVDWTPEELSLWRETAKAKQ; via the coding sequence ATGGGCAGGTTCACCATAGTGGTCGATTCTGAACTACTTAAAGAAGCCATGCGACTTACCGGAAAAAAGCGCAAGCGTGAGGTCATTGAGCTTGCCCTGCGGGAGCTTGTGAGAAAGCACCGCCTGAGCGAACTCCGGGAACTGGCAGGATCAGGCCTTGTGGACTGGACTCCGGAAGAACTCTCCTTGTGGCGGGAGACGGCAAAGGCGAAACAATGA